Below is a genomic region from Spirochaetota bacterium.
AGGGTCCGGAAAGAACCCTTTCGGGGGAGCGATGATCTCTATCGAAAGCGCGTCATCGATCGCAAGTCTGTCGCCGGCGATAACTGCACGATACGCATTCATTTTCGCCTGGAACCGTTTCCGGAGCGCGGTATAATCAGCAAGCTCCTTGGAGTAGTTCGCATCCATAGCGCCGGAAAAATCAAAACCACTGTCGATAAGCATGTCTATCGGGAATTGATCGACAAGCCAGAGAAAACCGCCGAAGTGGTCGTAATGCGCATGGCTTGCGATGATGCCGTCAAGTTTCGATATCCCCTTCTCTTTCAGGAACGGGCCGATGATATCACGCCCTGCGTTGAAATTTCCTTCCCATCCGCCCCCGGCCGCCGGATATCCGCAGCCGCTGTCGTAGAGCCACGTCTTTCCGCCCGGTGTTTCAATCATGAGAGCAAGGCCTACGCCGCGGTCCGTGTTCGGTGTTTCAAAACAGGTTAGCGTGAACGGCTTCATCATTTCCCCCGTGTCAGTTGCTCGCAATCGTAATAATGCGAGCAATCATTGATGGTTTTGGCATGGAAGACGCCGTATCCGTTCTTCTCATCAAGTACTATCGTCGTCCTGCTCGACGGATT
It encodes:
- a CDS encoding MBL fold metallo-hydrolase, with translation MKPFTLTCFETPNTDRGVGLALMIETPGGKTWLYDSGCGYPAAGGGWEGNFNAGRDIIGPFLKEKGISKLDGIIASHAHYDHFGGFLWLVDQFPIDMLIDSGFDFSGAMDANYSKELADYTALRKRFQAKMNAYRAVIAGDRLAIDDALSIEIIAPPKGFFPDPHPEKRPPNDPASHYLLNSNAVILKITHGNVSFLLGGDIEKEDQVDLLLPSVTLGALKCDVLIAPAHGIHAAKEFAEATRPSTTIISIYERYVNTNCPGRKVYADAGSNVYATGIHGRISVVSDGTGYSVHTQNSK